Below is a genomic region from Isosphaeraceae bacterium EP7.
TGCGGCCTTGATCTCGGTGCTCAATGCGCGAAGTCCCGGCGGAGGAGCCTGGGCGTTGCTGATGGGGTTGCTGGTGCTGGTGATGCTGGTGCCCTGGCTTGAGGGCTCTGGGCTAGCAAATGCCGGAGACGCCTGGGATCGACTCCGGCTGGATGCACCCTGGACGATTTTCTTCGGGCTGCTCGTTCTGGCGGGTGGAACGAATCACCTGCCGACGAAATTCGGGCCGTCGTCGCTCGCACTCCTGACAGGATTCGGACTGGAATATCTCGCGCTAACGCAGATGGACTGGTCGAGGGAGACCCGAGGTCGGCTCTGGTCGGCGGTCCCCTTGCTGTTCGCTGGGGGGGTCTGGCTGGGAGAATGGCGGGCGGGCAGGCCGGTCGAGGGGAGCACCGAGCTGGAACGACTCTGGGGCTGGTTCCGCGATCATTGGGGCGTGGCCTGGGCCTTGCGTGTGAATGAGCGGTTCGGCAGGACGGCTCAAATCGTAAATTGGCCGTTCCGATTAAGCTGGCACGGGGTCGAGGCCGCCGAGGGTGGCCCGTTCTGCGGAGAGGTGCCCAAGGCGGCGGACGCGACCTTGAAGGGTTTGCTGAGGCGTTTTGCCGATCCTGCGCGATTGGAGCTCGAGGCCAGGAGCAGCGGCCTCGAGGGGCTGGATGTGCCGGGACGCATCCCGGGCGAGTCGGGTTGCGAGGTCGACCAAGGCGCGGGAAAATCGACGTGCAACGTGGATGAGAACGCGGCGGGACGAGGGGGAGGCGAGGCGTGAATCGGGGCACGAATTACGGGACCGCATCGCTCGTCACCCTGGCCGTCCTGGCGGTCATGGCCGCTCTCTACCTGATGAAGGTGATTCTGATCCCGATTGCGCTGGCCCTGCTGCTGGCCTGCTTACTCTCGCCGATCACCTCGTTCTTGCGCAGGGTCTTGCCGTTGGGCCCGATCGGCGCGGCGGTGATGCTGTTCCTGTTGGCCGCCTTCCTGGGCCTTTATGGGGCGAGCCTGACGGCGGAAAGCCTGGTTCAGGCGGGGAATTCGCTCCCGGCGGACGTCGAACGGCTTTCCGGCGGCCTAAGCGACCGGATCTCGGACATGATCCGCGACAAGCCTTATTTGCGCGGGATCTTGCCTGAGCCGGGGACAATCGACGTGCTGGGGGACGCGAACCGTAACCTCCTGATCGACAAGTTGAGTTACGGGCTGGCCGACCTGACCTGGGGTGTGGCGCAAGGCTTCATCGTCTTGGTCCTTGTCCTCTTCCTGCTGGCTGAGGGTGAACTTCTCAGCCCGAAATTGGTCCGATTCTTCGCCCCGACCAGCAACGACGCGGCGTCGGCGCAGGCGACCTTGAACGACCTGACGCGACAGATCAGGGCGTTCCTCGTGGCCCGGACGCTGATCAATCTGGGACTGGGCGTGGTCTTCGCCCTGATCCTCTGGGCCCTGGGGGTGAAGTTTCCGTTCGCTCTGGGGCTGCTCGCCGGACTCCTGAATTTCATCCCCTACGTGGGCCAGGCGATCGGCGGCGGGTTGCCGGCCCTGGTGGCCCTGGGGCAGTCGGGCGCGATCGGCGACGGCCTGATCGTGGCGGCGGTGTTCCTGGGGCTTGCCGGGGTCGAGGGCTATATCATCACGCCGATGGTGCTGGGCCGGTCGCTCGACCTGAATGGCACGACGATCCTGATCGCCTGCCTGTTCTGGGGATTCCTCTGGGGGCTGGTCGGCCTGATCGTGGCGATGCCGCTGACGGTCTGCATGAAGCTCGTGTTCCAGAACGTGCCCGAGATGTATCGCTGGGCGGAGTTGATGAGCAAGGTCTGGCACTCCCCACTTCCCGACCCGAGGCTTGCCGGCGACCCGACGCTGGACGGGTCGGGCGGGGCCGGCGGGCCGACCCCGGCGGTCGGCGCTGGCGAGATGATCTCGAGCTGATCATAATCGCAGAAAATCACTTTTATGATCAGGGACCATGCCAGCGTGAACAAGCCGACCGGCCGGAACGAGCCCGAAGATTCAACCCGATGCGCCCGGCCTGCCGAGGCTCCGCCCATGGCGACCGAGCCCCTGGTCCCTCCGCTGCACTTGAGCGCGGTCTACAAGATCAAAGGGCTCGACCAAGTCGACGCGCTGTATGGGGGAGAGCAGTCTGGCTACATCTACGCACGCGACGGGCATCCGAATGCGTCACAGCTTGCGGCCAAGGTCGCGTCGCTGGAAGGGGCCGAGGCGGCCCTGGTCTGTGCCTCGGGCATGGGGGCCGAGGCCGCGCCGCTGCTGGCATTGCTCGGGTCCGGCGACCACATCGCCCTGTCCGAAGGGGTTTATGGCCGGACTTCGGTGCTGGTGAACGAACTCAGCCGCTACGGCGTGACTCATTCCACGTTCGACCCCACGAGTCCTGAGAGTTTGCAGGATGCCCTCACGGGCAAGACGCGGGTGGTGTTCGCCGAGACGCTTTCCAACCCGCTGCTGCGTCTGGCCGACCTGCCGGGGCTCGCCGAGGTCGCTCGCGAGGCGGGTGCCACCTTCCTCGTCGACCATACGTTCGCCCCCCTGCTCTGTCGGCCGATCGCGCTGGGGGCCGACGCGGTGACGCATTCGGCGACGAAGCTGATTGGCGGGCATGCGGACCTGACGCAGGGGGTGCTTGCGGGTTCCAGAGAGTTGGTGACGCGGGCCGGCTCGCTGGCCTCGACGTTCGGGATGACGGGCAACCCGTTCGAGAGCTGGCTGGCGCTTCGAGGATTGTCGACGCTCGCGTTGCGGGTGGAGCGGACCTCGACGACTGCTTTGGAGCTGGCAGGGCGGCTGGAAAGGGTGAATCAGGTCTACGCGGTCCATTATCCCGGGCTGGCCGTTCACCCCGACCATGTGCGTGCCAGGTCGTTGCTGGGGACGAAGTTCGGGGCGATGTTGACCTTCGATCTGGGGAGCCGGGCCGCCGCGGATCGGTTCATCCGGACCCTGGAACATATCCCGTTCGCCCCGAGTCTAGGGGATGTCTCCACGACCCTGAGCCATCCGGTGACGACCAGCCATCGGTCGTTCACGCCCGAGCGGGCGGCGGCCCTGGGCATTACTCCGGGCCTGATCCGGCTATCCGTCGGCCTGGAAGATCCGGCGGACCTCTGGGCCGACCTGTCGCAGGCGCTCGAGGACCTGAAATGACGGCCGAGCGGAAAGGCTGGTGGATCGGCGGCGGCGTCGCGCTTCTGTTGCTTTCGGGTGTCGTCGGGCTGGCCGTCTCGACGGGCCCGGTGCGCGGGGCGGTCTCGACTTATCACAGGCTGCTGGACGCGGCCAATCGGCAGGATGTCGCCGCGGCCGTTCGGCTGTGCTCGGCCCGCTATCTCGCGGGGCATACGCTTGTCGCCTCGGACGAGGGGGGGATCATCGGGCTGCCCCGGAATATCCACAAGAATTTCCAGGCCTGGCGCGAGGGTGCCGAGGTCTGGCTCTGCCCGAGCAACCGGTTGGGGCCCGTGTATCGCCTGGTCCGGGAAGAGGGCGACTGGAAGTTTGATGGGCCGGTGGGGCTGCTGGGGTCGGGGGGTGAGATGACACCGATGTCCGAGGATGGGCTGCCTCCCTTGAAGGACGCGGGCTCGGGAAGTTGATTCGGACGTCGACGGCGTCTCCGGGCCTGGATTGACAGGTTGAGGGGGGCGGCTAGAATCGGCTCCGAGGCCGGTGTGGCCTCTTGAGGGAGCGGTGCGCCCTGAGTCGGGCACGGAGGAGTCGCCGATGTCGAAGGTTCTGGCCCGGGTGGGGCTCGGGTCGATGGGGGCCTTCGGGCCTTGCCTGGCATTGGCGCTCTGCCTGATGAGCGTCCCGTCGGAGGCGCAAGAGCCACCCGGCGCGGCGGCCAAGGCCGAGCCGGCGGCGGGTCGCGCGCGGGCAGGTATGAATGCTCCTGCGGTGGATCGGACGGCGCTGCTGAGGCATTTCAGCCGCAGCCCGATGATCTGGATGCTGGGCATCTGCTCGGTGGCGACGATGGGTTTCGCCCTGGAGCGGTTCGTCGCCCTGAGGCGGTCGCGGGTGATTCCCAAGGACTTCACCAACCGATTCCTGGAACGGCTCTCGGGCGACAAGCTCGACCGCGACCGGGCGGCGGAACTCTGCCGGTCGAATGACAGCCCGGTGGCGCGCGTCTTTGCCTCGGTCGTGCGGCACTGGGGACAGCCCTCCGCGCAAATCAGGCATGCGGTCTCGCTGGAGGCGTCCGGCGAGGTGGTCGAGCTGAAGCGGAACGTGCGGGTGCTCAACGGCACGACGACTCTTGCCCCCTTGCTGGGCCTGCTGGGGACGGTGCTGGGGATGATCGAGTCGTTCGGGGCGCTCGGCGGCAAGTCGGGCGCGGCGCGGGGCGAGGCGCTTGCGAGCGGGATCAGCCTGGCTCTCGTCTCCACGGCACTGGGGCTGGCAATCGCGATCGTGTCGGTGGTGTCCTACTACTACCTGCTGAACAAGGTGGACGTGCTCGTCAAGGCGCTCGATGACGAGGCGGCGAAGGTGATCGAGCTGGTCTCGGCCGAGGCCGGGGTGCAGGCACGCGGGCCTGAAGGCAGGAGGCCGCTGGAGATGTCGCGGCATGACGTGCGGCCTTACTGATTGATTGAAGAAGCCAAGCCGCCAGGTCTCGAACCTCCCCGGAGCGACGCCGATGCTCTCGGACCGGATGCACGCCGACGAGTTGCCTTATGTGAACATGACGCCGATGGTGGACGTCGTGCTCTGCCTGCTCGTCTTCTTCATGGCGGCGACGAAGCTGTATGACTGGGACCAGAGCGAGTTCGAGGTGAACGTCCCCGAGGTGACGAGCGCCGCGCCGCTGACGTCCGCGCCCGACGACCTCACTATCACGGTCCTGGGCCCCGGCCGGGTGGCGCTCGGCGACGAGACGACCGACCTCGCGGGGCTGGGCAAGGCGCTCGACGAGGCCAAGGCCAGGTATGCCGACCAGGGGGTGCTGGTGCGCGGGGACGCCAAGCTGGCGTACCAGGACCTGGCCGACGTGCTCTCGACGTGCAACGAGGCGGGGATCAAGAATGTCCGCCTGCCGGTCCGGCCGAGGGAAGCCGGGGCAACGACCGCGCCGGCGCCCTGATGGCGGAACCCGGGCCATTCCCCCTTCCATCCATAGCTCAAGGGATCATCGTGCAAGAGTATTTGCAACCGTTGCTTGACCTGCTGCACGCCGAGACGGTCGTGAAGGCCGGCTATGTGCTGATGACGATCATCATCTTCGTGGAGACGGGGCTGCTCATCGGCTTCTGCCTGCCGGGCGACTCGCTGCTGGTGACGGCCGGCATCTTCGCGGCGCGCGGCGACCTGAACATCTGGTGGATCAACGCGCTGCTGATCCCGGCGGCCATCCTGGGCGACACGGTCGGCTACTGGATCGGCTACCACGCGGGGGGGAGGCTGTTCCAGAAGGAAGCCTCGCTGCTGTTCAAGCCGAAGCACCTGCGGGCGGCGCACGACTACTACGAGCGGCACGGCGGCAAGACGATCGTGATCGCGCGGTTCATGCCGATCATACGCACCTTCGCGCCGGTAGTCGCCGGCATGGGCCGGATGGATTATCGCCGGTTCCTGATGTTCAACGTGGTGGGCGGCGTCGGCTGGATCGTGAGCATGTCGCTGACGGGCTATTTCCTCGGGGTCTTGTTCCCGGGCGCGGTGAAGAAGCTGGAGATCATCATCGTCGTGGTGGTCGTGATCTCGGTCTTGCCGGCGATCATCCACTTCATCAGGCACAGGCTGAAGGGGCACCCTGAGTCGTTCGTGGAGTCGCTCGCGGACCCCGAGGTGCTCGACGAGCCGGCGACGATGGCCTGAGTCGGCGGAGGCAGGGCTCTACCGGCGCGGGGCTGGCGCGTTTATGCTGAGGGGGTTCGACCTTCCCCGCCAGCCCGCCCGCCGGTCCTTCCCGCCGCCAGTCGAGGCCCCGCCGATGCATACGCCCCCGCGCCGCCCATGGGCCATGGCCCACCAGAGCTGTTTGAGAATTGCTGGATTTACGGCAATTGCGTGGATGGCCGGCGTGGCTTCGGCCCAGTTTCCCGAGCCGAAGCTGGCTGGGCTCTCGACCACCGGAGGCCGGGCCGGCGATTCGGTGTTGCTGACGATTTCGGGGACTGACCTGGAGGGGGCGAATTCCCTCTGGTTCGACCATCCGGGGTTCCGGGCCTTCCTGCTCAAAGGGGCGACCTTCCGGGTGGCGATCGGGCCCGACGTGCCCCCGGGGCATCACGACATCAGGGCGTCTGGCCCCCTGGGGATTAGCAATCCGCGGGTCTTCGTGGTGGGGGATCGGCCCGAGGCGCTCGAGGTCGAGCCCAACGAGACCAAGGCGACCGCGACTCCTCTGACGCCCAACTCGACGGTCAGCGGAGTGATCGCGACACCGACCGAGCTGGACTTTTACGCGTTCGAAGGCGTGAAAGGCCGCCGGTTATTCCTGGATCTGGCGGCCGAGCGACTTGATAGCAAGCTCGACGCGACCCTGACGCTTTATGGCCCCGATGGCCGGGCGATGGCCGAGAGCCGGGACGTGCGCGGGGTTGATCCGTTCCTCGACGTCACCCTGCCGGCGGACGGCCGGTATACCTTGCGGGTACACGACGTCGTCTACGGCGGCTCGCCCCAGCATGTCTATCGCCTGACGATCCACGAAGGGCCGCACGTCGACGCGGCGATCCCCAGGGCGCTGGAGCCGGGCAAGACGACCAAAGTCACGTTCTACGGCCGAGGTCTGGGCGGCAAAAATTCGCCGGGCCTGACCGCCGATGGGATGCCGCTGGAGCAGGTCGAGGTCGACGTGACGATCCCGGCCGACGACCTGAGCTGGCCGGGGCAGGTTGCTGGGGCGGGTTTGCTGCGTCGGGGGGCCGATTACGTCTACGCCAATGGCTCGGGACGAGCCGAGCCGATCGGCTTTGCCTTGGCGAACGTCCCGGTGACTCTCGAAGTCGAGCCGAATGACGAGACAAAGCCGCAGACGCTGACCTTGCCGGCGGAAGTCTCGGGGACGTTCGGTGAGCCCTCCGACCTGGACGTCTATCGGTTCAAGGCGAAGAAGGGAGAAGTCTACTGGATCGAGGCGACCGCGGAGAAGATCGGCTCGTCGGCCGATCCCGTGTTCGTGGTCCAGCAGGTCGACGACAAAGGGGTGGCGACGGATCTGGTCGTGGGCGACGACCTGGCCGACGCGGGGACGGCTCCGCGTGCGTTGCTCAGCTCCGTCGACCCGGCGATTCGCTGGGAGGCGCCCGCGGATGGCACGTTCCAGGTGGCGATCAGCGACCTGCTCGGCTCACAGCGCGGGGATGCCCGCCTGGCGTATGTCCTGTCGATCCGCCCCGCCAGAGCCGACTATCAACTCATGATCGCCCCCGAAAATCTGGCGCTGGCGTCGGCTCTCACCGTGCGAGCCGGCGGCAAGGCAAGCGCGAGGATTCTGGTCGCCCGCGTGGACGGGTTCAGCCGGCCGATCCGCGTCGAGGCGGTGGACCTCCCCGCAGGCCTGAAATGCGATCCGACGGTGATCGCCGCCGGGCAGGTGCAGGCCCCGATCGTCGTCGAGGCCGATCCGACCGCCAAAGAGGGGATTGTCACTCTCAAACTAGTGGGCCGATCGCTGAACGCGGACGGCAAGGCGGATCCCTCCGAAGTGGTCATGCCGGCGATGGGTGTGGGGCTGATCGCGGTTGATGTGCCGTCGAAATCGCGGCGGACACGCGGTTTCCCGCTGACGGTGATCGGTGGGGCGCCGTTCGCGGTCGCCTGGTCGGCCGACACGCTCATCGCGGCCCCCGGTCGGCGACTCGATTTCAAGGCGAACGTGACCCGATTGCCGGGGTTTGTCGAGGCAGTCGCGCTGGCGAGTGTTGACGTGCCGCCGGGGGTTCCTGCGCTCGCCCTGACGATCGCCAAGGATCAAGGCTCGGCGACCGGATCGTTGCTCCTGCCCAAGACGGTAACGCCGGGTGTTTATGCCCTGATGGCCAGGGGATCGGGTCCGTTCCCGTTCAGCAAGGACCCGGCGGCCAAGGAAAAGCCGAACGTGACGGTCAGCGAGCCGACGAACATCCTGTTGCTCGACGTGAGGGCGGCGCCGGCGACGATGGCGGCCGTCATGCCCCCGGGGCCTCTGGCACGAGGGAGCAAGCTGGAGATCCCGCTGACGATCACGAGGGTCGTCAAAGACTGCGGGCCGGTGACGGTACGACTGATCGCGGAAGCCGACATGAAGCTGAGTGCCGAGGTCGTCGCGATTGCCGCGGATCAAGGCGCGGGCAAGCTGACGATCCTCGCGGGTGCCGATGCGCCGGAAGGGCCGAAGGCGGTTCTTCTGCGGATCTCGGCGACCGTGGATGGACAGGTGATCGAGACCGACGAGCCCCTGACCCTGACCGTCGCGCCGAAATCCTAATTCCAATGGCGAGTGATCGCGTAGGAAGACGAGCGATGAACTTTGAGGCGTCCGCGATGAAACTTCCTCTCCTGGCCTCGATCATCAGCCTCTCGCTCGCGGGGCTCTCCGCGGCGTCCGAGCCGATCCCGGTGAATCTGCCGAAACGGACGACGCCGGTCAGCTACGCCAACGATGTGGCCGACCTGCTCGCGGGCAAGTGCGTCGGCTGCCACAGCGAGGGCTCGGCCGGCGGAAAGCTCGTGATGGAAGACGTCGCCTCGATGCTTAAAGGGGGCAAACGAGGCCCGGCCCTGGTCGCGGGTAAGGCGGACGAGAGCCTCCTCTTCACGATGTCAGCGCATCGCGTCGAGCCGTCGATGCCCCCCGCGGACAAGAAGGACTCCAAGCCGCTGACCTCCGATGAGTTGGGGCTGCTCAAGCTCTGGATCGACGGCGGGGCTCTGGATGATTCCGACGCCGAGGGCAAGGCGCCCGAGTCGCTCGTGCTGGGCTCGCTGCCTCCGGGCGTTCAGCCAATCGTGGCCGTGGACATGACCGCCGACGGGGCCCGCATCGCCGCGGGTCGTGCGAACGTGGTCCACGTCTTCGACGCCGACTCCGGCATGGAGATCGTCTCGCTGGGCGGTCATCAGGACATCATCCAGTCGATCCGCTACAGCCCCGACGGCTCGATGCTTGCGGCGGGGAGTTACCAGATCGTCACCCTCTGGAGGACTCCCCGCGGGGCCCTCAAAAAGACGATGACCGGGCACACCGACGATGTCAATGCCCTGGCAATCTCGGCCGACGGCAACGTCGCCTACTCGGCCGGCTTGGACAAGACGATCCGCGCCTGGACGGTCGCCGATGGCAAGGAGACGCGGAAGATCGACCACCCTGCGGCGCAGGTGCTCGCCCTCGCCCTTTCGCCCGACGGCCTGACCCTCCTGACCGGCGGCGGTGACGGCATCCTTCGTCTCATCACCTTGGCCGACGGCAAGGAGCGTCTCGCCTTGAAGGGGCACGCCGGTCCGGTGCACGACGTCGCCTTCCTGCCCGACGGGTTGCGGGTCGCCAGCGTCTCCGAGGATGGGACCGGGCGGATCTGGGAGCTTCCCGCCGAGGGTGAAGTGCCCGGCACGCCGATCGTGCTGAACGGCCACAAAGGCCCGGTGAGGGCCCTGGTCCTCAGCAAGGATGGTCGGCGGATCTTCACAGGAGGGGACGACCACTCGATTCGCTCATGGCGCACGTTTCAAGGCGAAGCCGCAACGACTTATGGCGGGCATATCGGTCCGGTTCGTGCGCTCACACTCTCGCCCGACGGCAAAGTATTGCTCAGCGGTTCTGCGGATCGGTCGGCCAGGCTGCATGACGTCGCCAGCGGGAAAAGCCTCTCGACTCTAGGAGGGCATCCGGGCGAGGTGAATTCGGTCGCGTTCTCGCCGGACGGCAGCCGGGTGGCGACTGCGGGTGCTCAGGGAGGGGTCAAGGTCTGGGAGACGGCCACCGGCTTGGGGGTGATCGCCTTCGGCCACGCCGAGCCCGGCGTGAAGGAGGTCAAGCCGATCCGCAAGGTCGCGTTCACCGGACAGGGGACTCTGGTCACGGCCTCGGCGGAGAAGACCCTGAAGTCGTGGGCGTTCGAGGGGACGTGGTCGGCGATGAAGACGCTCGGCCCGCACGTCTTCCGTGTCCTGGCACTGGACTTCAGTCCCGACGGGACGCTCCTCGCCGCGGGAGGGGGGGAACCGTCGAGGTCGGGTGAGGTGAAGGTCTGGGAGGTGAACAAGGGGATGCTCGTCCGGTCGATGGACGAGCTGCACAGCGACACCGTCTTCGGTGTCCGCTTCAGCCCCGACGGTTCGCTTCTGGCCACGGGGTCCGCCGACAAGTTCCTCAAAGTGAGTCGTTTGCTAGGTGGGAAGGATGTTCGGATGTTTGAAGGGCACACGCATCATGTGCTGGCCGTTGACTGGGACAAGGAGGGGAAGAGGCTCGTGACGGGCGGCGCGGACAACGTCATGAAGGTCTGGGACCTGGACTCGGGCGAGCAACTCAGGACCGCGACACCGGCCGGGAAGCAGATCACAGCGGTGCGCTGGGTCCCGGGTAAGCCGACCCTGATCGCCGCTTCG
It encodes:
- a CDS encoding AI-2E family transporter, with product MNRGTNYGTASLVTLAVLAVMAALYLMKVILIPIALALLLACLLSPITSFLRRVLPLGPIGAAVMLFLLAAFLGLYGASLTAESLVQAGNSLPADVERLSGGLSDRISDMIRDKPYLRGILPEPGTIDVLGDANRNLLIDKLSYGLADLTWGVAQGFIVLVLVLFLLAEGELLSPKLVRFFAPTSNDAASAQATLNDLTRQIRAFLVARTLINLGLGVVFALILWALGVKFPFALGLLAGLLNFIPYVGQAIGGGLPALVALGQSGAIGDGLIVAAVFLGLAGVEGYIITPMVLGRSLDLNGTTILIACLFWGFLWGLVGLIVAMPLTVCMKLVFQNVPEMYRWAELMSKVWHSPLPDPRLAGDPTLDGSGGAGGPTPAVGAGEMISS
- a CDS encoding aminotransferase class I/II-fold pyridoxal phosphate-dependent enzyme — translated: MIRDHASVNKPTGRNEPEDSTRCARPAEAPPMATEPLVPPLHLSAVYKIKGLDQVDALYGGEQSGYIYARDGHPNASQLAAKVASLEGAEAALVCASGMGAEAAPLLALLGSGDHIALSEGVYGRTSVLVNELSRYGVTHSTFDPTSPESLQDALTGKTRVVFAETLSNPLLRLADLPGLAEVAREAGATFLVDHTFAPLLCRPIALGADAVTHSATKLIGGHADLTQGVLAGSRELVTRAGSLASTFGMTGNPFESWLALRGLSTLALRVERTSTTALELAGRLERVNQVYAVHYPGLAVHPDHVRARSLLGTKFGAMLTFDLGSRAAADRFIRTLEHIPFAPSLGDVSTTLSHPVTTSHRSFTPERAAALGITPGLIRLSVGLEDPADLWADLSQALEDLK
- a CDS encoding MotA/TolQ/ExbB proton channel family protein; amino-acid sequence: MSKVLARVGLGSMGAFGPCLALALCLMSVPSEAQEPPGAAAKAEPAAGRARAGMNAPAVDRTALLRHFSRSPMIWMLGICSVATMGFALERFVALRRSRVIPKDFTNRFLERLSGDKLDRDRAAELCRSNDSPVARVFASVVRHWGQPSAQIRHAVSLEASGEVVELKRNVRVLNGTTTLAPLLGLLGTVLGMIESFGALGGKSGAARGEALASGISLALVSTALGLAIAIVSVVSYYYLLNKVDVLVKALDDEAAKVIELVSAEAGVQARGPEGRRPLEMSRHDVRPY
- a CDS encoding biopolymer transporter ExbD — translated: MLSDRMHADELPYVNMTPMVDVVLCLLVFFMAATKLYDWDQSEFEVNVPEVTSAAPLTSAPDDLTITVLGPGRVALGDETTDLAGLGKALDEAKARYADQGVLVRGDAKLAYQDLADVLSTCNEAGIKNVRLPVRPREAGATTAPAP
- a CDS encoding VTT domain-containing protein, producing the protein MQEYLQPLLDLLHAETVVKAGYVLMTIIIFVETGLLIGFCLPGDSLLVTAGIFAARGDLNIWWINALLIPAAILGDTVGYWIGYHAGGRLFQKEASLLFKPKHLRAAHDYYERHGGKTIVIARFMPIIRTFAPVVAGMGRMDYRRFLMFNVVGGVGWIVSMSLTGYFLGVLFPGAVKKLEIIIVVVVVISVLPAIIHFIRHRLKGHPESFVESLADPEVLDEPATMA
- a CDS encoding PPC domain-containing protein encodes the protein MASAQFPEPKLAGLSTTGGRAGDSVLLTISGTDLEGANSLWFDHPGFRAFLLKGATFRVAIGPDVPPGHHDIRASGPLGISNPRVFVVGDRPEALEVEPNETKATATPLTPNSTVSGVIATPTELDFYAFEGVKGRRLFLDLAAERLDSKLDATLTLYGPDGRAMAESRDVRGVDPFLDVTLPADGRYTLRVHDVVYGGSPQHVYRLTIHEGPHVDAAIPRALEPGKTTKVTFYGRGLGGKNSPGLTADGMPLEQVEVDVTIPADDLSWPGQVAGAGLLRRGADYVYANGSGRAEPIGFALANVPVTLEVEPNDETKPQTLTLPAEVSGTFGEPSDLDVYRFKAKKGEVYWIEATAEKIGSSADPVFVVQQVDDKGVATDLVVGDDLADAGTAPRALLSSVDPAIRWEAPADGTFQVAISDLLGSQRGDARLAYVLSIRPARADYQLMIAPENLALASALTVRAGGKASARILVARVDGFSRPIRVEAVDLPAGLKCDPTVIAAGQVQAPIVVEADPTAKEGIVTLKLVGRSLNADGKADPSEVVMPAMGVGLIAVDVPSKSRRTRGFPLTVIGGAPFAVAWSADTLIAAPGRRLDFKANVTRLPGFVEAVALASVDVPPGVPALALTIAKDQGSATGSLLLPKTVTPGVYALMARGSGPFPFSKDPAAKEKPNVTVSEPTNILLLDVRAAPATMAAVMPPGPLARGSKLEIPLTITRVVKDCGPVTVRLIAEADMKLSAEVVAIAADQGAGKLTILAGADAPEGPKAVLLRISATVDGQVIETDEPLTLTVAPKS
- a CDS encoding c-type cytochrome domain-containing protein, yielding MKLPLLASIISLSLAGLSAASEPIPVNLPKRTTPVSYANDVADLLAGKCVGCHSEGSAGGKLVMEDVASMLKGGKRGPALVAGKADESLLFTMSAHRVEPSMPPADKKDSKPLTSDELGLLKLWIDGGALDDSDAEGKAPESLVLGSLPPGVQPIVAVDMTADGARIAAGRANVVHVFDADSGMEIVSLGGHQDIIQSIRYSPDGSMLAAGSYQIVTLWRTPRGALKKTMTGHTDDVNALAISADGNVAYSAGLDKTIRAWTVADGKETRKIDHPAAQVLALALSPDGLTLLTGGGDGILRLITLADGKERLALKGHAGPVHDVAFLPDGLRVASVSEDGTGRIWELPAEGEVPGTPIVLNGHKGPVRALVLSKDGRRIFTGGDDHSIRSWRTFQGEAATTYGGHIGPVRALTLSPDGKVLLSGSADRSARLHDVASGKSLSTLGGHPGEVNSVAFSPDGSRVATAGAQGGVKVWETATGLGVIAFGHAEPGVKEVKPIRKVAFTGQGTLVTASAEKTLKSWAFEGTWSAMKTLGPHVFRVLALDFSPDGTLLAAGGGEPSRSGEVKVWEVNKGMLVRSMDELHSDTVFGVRFSPDGSLLATGSADKFLKVSRLLGGKDVRMFEGHTHHVLAVDWDKEGKRLVTGGADNVMKVWDLDSGEQLRTATPAGKQITAVRWVPGKPTLIAASGDTNVRAWNSENGAIERTFAGESDYVFGVATSADGSRIAAGGADGVLLIWDAKDGRIVRKIDPPAPSP